The Larus michahellis chromosome 12, bLarMic1.1, whole genome shotgun sequence genome contains a region encoding:
- the EDN3 gene encoding endothelin-3, translated as MELGLLFLFGLTVTSTAGWALPRAPPQPPGAPRPAALGQRQREESGAAALPGGGRARADGGAARRRARRCTCYTYKDKECVYYCHLDIIWINTPERTVPYGLSNFRGSFRGKRSTGQMQSTFQPSFRCSCLDAHDKQCMQFCRRMQDRRRNHGSLKKTEEKDQCKEEEHAFFQ; from the exons ATGGAGCTGGGTTTATTGTTCCTCTTTGGACTTACAGTTACGTCGACTGCAG GGTGGGCgctgccccgcgccccgccgcagccgcccgGGGCCCCGCGCCCGGCGGcgctggggcagaggcagcgggaggagagcggggcggcggcgctgcccggcggcggcagggccCGGGCGgacggcggggcggcgcggcggcgggcccggcgctGCACTTGCTACACCTACAAGGACAAGGAGTGCGTCTACTACTGCCACCTCGACATCATCTGGATCAACACCCCCGA GAGGACTGTGCCATATGGGCTCTCTAACTTCAGAGGCAGTTTTAGAGGCAAAAGGTCTACAGGCCAGATGCAAAGCACTTTCCAGCCTTCCTTTCGGTGTTCTTGTTTGGATGCTCACGACAAACAGTGTATGCAGTTTTGCAGAAGAATGCAAGACAGAAGAAG AAATCATGGATCACtaaaaaagacagaggagaaagacCAATGCAAAGAAGAGGAACACGCTTTCTTTCAATAG